From the Halomonas meridiana genome, one window contains:
- a CDS encoding DUF3581 family protein, which produces MFKDFYAQRGEYVVISAEQASRFAKGVAGDYNPIHNPDARRFCVPGDLLFTLVLVKFGLSRQMEFRFTNMVGADTPIKFSETENGDIHVCDDSGKCYLQVVRSGEMTRDEAVVEGFARCYVAFSGKNFPHYLKPLMEQHGVMFNPKRPLVIYDSMGFCLERLDGFSPNLALTQSSLDVQGKRADALLEFSIESAGESVGVGSKKLVVSGLCDYDATEMAAIVDEFYRLKAAYEAA; this is translated from the coding sequence ATGTTCAAGGATTTTTACGCGCAGCGCGGAGAGTATGTGGTGATCTCCGCTGAGCAGGCCAGCCGCTTCGCTAAAGGCGTGGCCGGCGACTACAACCCGATTCACAACCCGGATGCGCGGCGTTTCTGCGTCCCCGGCGACCTGCTGTTTACGCTGGTACTGGTGAAGTTCGGGCTGTCGCGACAAATGGAATTTCGCTTCACCAATATGGTGGGGGCCGATACACCCATCAAGTTCAGTGAAACCGAGAACGGGGATATCCACGTCTGTGACGACAGTGGCAAGTGCTACTTACAGGTTGTTCGTAGTGGCGAGATGACCCGCGATGAAGCGGTGGTAGAAGGGTTTGCCCGCTGCTACGTAGCGTTTTCGGGTAAGAACTTCCCCCACTATCTCAAGCCGCTCATGGAGCAGCATGGGGTGATGTTCAATCCCAAACGTCCGTTAGTGATTTACGACAGCATGGGGTTCTGCCTGGAGCGTTTGGATGGCTTCTCGCCCAACTTGGCGCTCACGCAATCCTCGTTAGACGTACAAGGCAAGCGTGCCGATGCCTTGTTGGAGTTTTCCATCGAGTCTGCCGGTGAATCGGTCGGCGTGGGCTCGAAGAAGCTCGTGGTGAGCGGGCTGTGTGACTACGATGCCACCGAAATGGCGGCCATCGTCGACGAGTTTTATCGCTTGAAAGCCGCCTACGAAGCTGCCTAA
- a CDS encoding DUF305 domain-containing protein: protein MPPAIAQQQVHSGSHGEHTNTAHSRSDNPAVAAYQAASARMHEEMATALTGDPDVDFAQGMIPHHEGAIAMAEIVLEHGEDDEIRQLAEEIIAAQESEIAFLKEWLQRHGY from the coding sequence GTGCCGCCTGCTATTGCTCAGCAGCAAGTCCACTCTGGTAGCCACGGCGAGCACACCAATACCGCTCACTCTCGCAGTGATAACCCTGCGGTAGCCGCCTACCAAGCGGCCAGCGCGCGTATGCACGAAGAGATGGCGACAGCATTGACAGGCGATCCTGATGTGGATTTCGCCCAAGGTATGATTCCCCATCACGAAGGTGCCATTGCCATGGCGGAAATCGTGCTGGAGCACGGCGAAGATGACGAGATTCGTCAACTGGCTGAAGAAATTATTGCTGCTCAAGAGAGTGAAATTGCTTTCCTAAAAGAGTGGTTGCAGCGTCACGGCTATTAA
- a CDS encoding TRAP transporter substrate-binding protein encodes MNRMKTLTLACAAAALAVSSVSAQARDFRLGLITPAQHLWSTEAEAFAQTLSERSGGEHSVSVFPAQQLGNEAQMVQQLQTGALDMAFLTIAEISNRIPDFGALYAPYLVDDVNHAARLLRSDAAGELLDLMPEGVGLVGVGYGMVGMRQVLSRSPIESADDLQGQRLRITPFEPIRDFYTATGAAPAPMPLLEVYDALANGQVDAIDMDFDSILILKFYEQANNLLISNHMMFPMVGVVSGRVWRELSEEDRELIDTAMAEHLENVLTGFEEMDAAQEEEIRGLDINIVEADAEFFSEAIAEWERIWAPKAPMLETLRAEADRLRDE; translated from the coding sequence ATGAACCGAATGAAAACGCTGACGCTTGCCTGCGCCGCAGCCGCTCTGGCCGTTTCTTCCGTTAGCGCCCAGGCGCGTGATTTCCGTTTGGGGCTGATTACCCCCGCCCAGCATCTGTGGTCTACCGAAGCCGAAGCGTTTGCCCAAACGCTGAGCGAGCGCTCAGGCGGTGAGCATAGCGTAAGCGTGTTTCCTGCTCAGCAGTTAGGTAACGAAGCGCAGATGGTGCAGCAGCTGCAAACCGGCGCGTTAGACATGGCCTTTCTGACCATTGCCGAAATCTCCAACCGCATTCCTGATTTTGGCGCGCTCTACGCCCCGTATCTGGTGGACGACGTGAATCACGCGGCGCGCCTGCTGCGCTCCGATGCCGCCGGAGAGCTGCTGGACCTGATGCCGGAAGGTGTCGGCTTGGTCGGTGTGGGTTACGGCATGGTAGGCATGCGTCAAGTATTGAGCCGCAGCCCCATCGAGAGCGCTGACGATCTGCAAGGTCAGCGGCTGCGTATTACGCCCTTCGAGCCGATCCGCGACTTCTACACCGCGACTGGCGCTGCCCCTGCGCCCATGCCGCTGTTGGAAGTCTACGATGCCCTCGCCAATGGGCAGGTCGACGCCATCGACATGGACTTCGATTCCATTCTGATTCTGAAATTCTACGAGCAGGCGAACAACCTGCTGATCTCCAACCATATGATGTTCCCGATGGTGGGGGTGGTGTCTGGGCGCGTCTGGCGCGAACTCTCTGAAGAAGATCGTGAGTTGATCGATACCGCCATGGCCGAACACCTGGAGAACGTGCTGACGGGGTTCGAAGAGATGGACGCCGCTCAGGAAGAGGAGATTCGCGGGTTGGACATCAATATCGTCGAAGCCGATGCCGAGTTCTTCTCCGAGGCGATTGCCGAGTGGGAACGTATTTGGGCACCCAAAGCGCCCATGCTGGAAACTCTGCGCGCCGAGGCGGACCGCCTGCGCGACGAGTAA
- a CDS encoding DUF2252 domain-containing protein: MSHALTGHNRPQQVIEAIQQANAPLSTAHRQAKYAKMAASPYRFFRGSNHLYWQDVWHDWRFALFGGWPNTQTWLQGDAHAYNFGAYGHHDDQVRYGMDDFDDALIGDYQYDVWRLAISLVLDARENAELSPKAIDKALSKLLEGYIDTLSIHREDDVAIHAITLDSAKDPLKSFMGKVADKQSRARMLEKWTTLDPDKGRQFAERPGKLANLPADVASQLRRIIEQEYQQTLQHPIKESDPQHFFVKDTARRLDAGTGSLGVERYYVLIEGGADHEHDDVILDIKEQVTPEAYRLMDKAQQQAWRKLFPNEGIRHAAAFHAIAEHPDAYLGWLTMNGKVFSVRERSPFKKDYPTHKLSGGKAYRKLARQWGEILAREHLRGAQALNRGKAAPFADAVCQRLEGREEQFIGVVSTLAKAYADCVNQDYQVFMEHFLATDTAS; the protein is encoded by the coding sequence ATGAGCCACGCATTGACAGGACATAACCGCCCTCAGCAGGTCATTGAGGCCATTCAACAGGCGAATGCACCGCTGAGTACGGCGCATCGGCAGGCGAAATACGCCAAAATGGCGGCCTCTCCCTATCGATTCTTTCGAGGCTCAAATCACCTTTATTGGCAAGACGTATGGCACGACTGGCGCTTTGCGCTGTTCGGCGGTTGGCCGAATACGCAAACCTGGCTTCAGGGCGATGCCCATGCTTACAATTTTGGCGCTTACGGCCATCACGATGACCAAGTACGCTACGGCATGGATGACTTCGACGATGCGTTGATTGGGGATTATCAGTACGACGTGTGGCGGCTGGCGATTAGCCTAGTGCTGGATGCCCGCGAGAACGCCGAGCTGAGCCCCAAAGCCATTGATAAAGCGCTGAGCAAACTGTTAGAAGGGTATATAGACACCCTTAGCATTCATCGTGAGGATGACGTGGCGATCCATGCGATTACGCTGGATAGCGCCAAAGACCCGCTCAAATCCTTTATGGGCAAGGTGGCCGATAAACAGAGCCGTGCCCGCATGCTGGAGAAGTGGACGACGCTAGACCCAGATAAAGGGCGTCAGTTTGCCGAGCGCCCCGGCAAGCTCGCCAATCTGCCTGCGGATGTGGCAAGCCAGCTACGGCGCATCATTGAGCAGGAGTACCAGCAAACGCTGCAGCACCCTATTAAGGAGAGCGACCCGCAGCACTTCTTCGTCAAAGACACCGCCCGGCGCTTGGATGCAGGCACTGGGTCGCTCGGCGTCGAGCGGTACTACGTGCTGATCGAAGGCGGGGCGGATCATGAACACGACGATGTGATTCTGGACATCAAAGAGCAGGTCACGCCAGAGGCCTACCGCCTGATGGACAAAGCGCAGCAGCAGGCGTGGCGCAAGCTGTTTCCCAATGAAGGCATTCGCCATGCCGCGGCGTTCCATGCCATTGCGGAGCACCCGGATGCCTACCTTGGCTGGTTGACCATGAACGGCAAGGTGTTTTCGGTTCGCGAACGCTCACCGTTCAAAAAGGATTACCCTACCCATAAGCTCTCTGGCGGTAAAGCCTACCGCAAGCTGGCGCGCCAGTGGGGCGAGATTCTGGCCCGTGAACACCTGCGCGGTGCGCAGGCACTTAACCGAGGCAAAGCCGCACCGTTTGCCGACGCGGTATGCCAGCGGTTAGAAGGGCGTGAAGAGCAGTTTATCGGCGTGGTCTCAACGCTTGCTAAGGCCTACGCCGATTGTGTGAATCAAGACTACCAAGTGTTTATGGAGCACTTTCTAGCCACTGACACGGCATCATAG
- a CDS encoding trimeric intracellular cation channel family protein: MSGVIYWLDMAGVIVFALSGVILACRSRMDPFGMLVLAAVTGIGGGTLRDLVLGVRPVFWVTDPTYLWVILATVSVSLVGFHYIHRLSRGFLPVADAFGLALFTVIGTHKALLLGTSGVVAVLMGMMTGVAGGMIRDVLAQRVPMVLREEIYATAAMAGGIVYVALQALDAPLTFAIAASLSVTLGLRLAAIHWHLALPVFAWVTVPPKHQDASAPLSTPQKAKERVRMIRRERTRR, translated from the coding sequence GTGTCGGGTGTGATTTATTGGTTGGATATGGCAGGGGTGATTGTGTTTGCCCTGTCGGGCGTGATCTTGGCCTGCCGCTCGCGGATGGACCCGTTCGGTATGCTGGTGCTGGCGGCGGTGACGGGCATTGGGGGCGGTACGCTGCGTGATTTGGTGCTGGGCGTTAGGCCAGTGTTCTGGGTGACCGACCCCACCTACCTGTGGGTGATCTTGGCCACGGTGAGCGTGTCGCTGGTGGGGTTTCACTACATTCACCGGCTGTCTCGGGGCTTTTTGCCCGTAGCCGACGCCTTTGGGCTGGCGCTCTTTACCGTGATCGGCACGCATAAAGCGCTGCTGCTGGGTACCTCTGGTGTGGTGGCGGTACTGATGGGCATGATGACCGGCGTGGCGGGCGGCATGATTCGTGATGTGCTGGCCCAGCGGGTGCCGATGGTGCTGCGTGAAGAGATTTATGCCACCGCCGCCATGGCGGGCGGGATTGTGTATGTCGCGCTGCAGGCGCTCGATGCGCCGCTGACATTCGCCATTGCCGCCTCATTGAGCGTGACGCTAGGCCTGCGCTTAGCGGCAATTCATTGGCACTTGGCCCTGCCGGTGTTTGCCTGGGTCACGGTGCCGCCTAAACACCAAGACGCCAGCGCGCCGCTGTCTACACCTCAAAAGGCCAAAGAGCGCGTGCGTATGATTCGTCGAGAGCGCACACGCCGCTAA